A single genomic interval of Gossypium raimondii isolate GPD5lz chromosome 11, ASM2569854v1, whole genome shotgun sequence harbors:
- the LOC105761631 gene encoding arabinogalactan protein 23: MDMKKVSTAIIVAAASMSAVMAADAPAPSPSAGGSSPSSSPAFAPAAGPDSSVAAATLPVLGSLVGASIVSLFSYMLHV, translated from the coding sequence ATGGACATGAAGAAGGTCTCCACCGCCATCATTGTTGCTGCCGCCTCAATGAGCGCCGTCATGGCCGCAGATGCACCTGCTCCTTCCCCTTCCGCAGGTGGTTCTAGCCCTAGCTCCTCTCCCGCTTTCGCCCCAGCAGCAGGCCCGGATTCCAGCGTCGCTGCCGCCACTTTGCCTGTTCTTGGATCATTGGTTGGGGCTTccattgtttctttgttttcttacaTGCTACATGTATGA